A genomic region of Caloenas nicobarica isolate bCalNic1 chromosome 9, bCalNic1.hap1, whole genome shotgun sequence contains the following coding sequences:
- the FAAP24 gene encoding Fanconi anemia core complex-associated protein 24 isoform X1: MTTKPNFPVTAGSIVVPYGHVIGNEKWRGSELAQKLQGKIRLIFEDGLGLVDFHLSNRTCILYISEADLVAGDEFKRRLVRFRNASSLGGIVIVEKTQISDQYFLAVQKLVVLELGMVLLPVANQGEASQLIIQLVREHSRDPNSNPFLRKPCSQLAEPSMFQTVQQIPGVGKTKALLLLQQFGSIHRLCNASVKELELVVGQTILFPLRLRHFAMETGFHT, from the exons atgacaacaaaaccaaactttcCTGTGACAGCAGGATCTATAGTTGTCCCTTACGGGCATGTGATTGGAAATGAGAAATGGAGAGGGTCAGAGTTAGCCCAAAAGCTACAAG GGAAAATTAGACTTATCTTTGAAGATGGCTTGGGACTTGTGGATTTTCATCTCTCAAACAGAACttgcattttatatatttctgaAGCAGATTTGGTTGCAGGGGATGAATTCAAACGAAGATTGGTTCGGTTTAGAAAT GCCAGCAGTCTTGGGGGAATTGTAATTGTAGAGAAAACCCAAATAAGTGATCAGTACTTCTTAGCAGTACAAAAGCTTGTTGTGCTAGAACTTGGAATGGTGTTGCTTCCTGTGGCAAATCAAGGAGAAGCTTCTCAACTTATTATTCAGCTA gTCCGTGAGCACAGTAGGGATCCCAACAGCAACCCCTTTCTTCGGAAACCATGTTCTCAGCTGGCAGAGCCATCAATGTTTCAGACAGTGCAACAAATTCCAGGAGTTGGGAAAACGAAAGCTCTGCTTTTACTGCAACAGTTCGGAAGCATCCACCGGCTTTGTAATGCATCTGTCAAAGAGCTTGAGCTAGTGGTTGGACAAACG ATTTTATTCCCTCTCAGACTTCGTCACTTTGCTATGGAGACTGGATTTCACACGTAA
- the FAAP24 gene encoding Fanconi anemia core complex-associated protein 24 isoform X2: MTTKPNFPVTAGSIVVPYGHVIGNEKWRGSELAQKLQGKIRLIFEDGLGLVDFHLSNRTCILYISEADLVAGDEFKRRLVRFRNASSLGGIVIVEKTQISDQYFLAVQKLVVLELGMVLLPVANQGEASQLIIQLVREHSRDPNSNPFLRKPCSQLAEPSMFQTVQQIPGVGKTKALLLLQQFGSIHRLCNASVKELELVVGQTVAQQIHTFLCS, encoded by the exons atgacaacaaaaccaaactttcCTGTGACAGCAGGATCTATAGTTGTCCCTTACGGGCATGTGATTGGAAATGAGAAATGGAGAGGGTCAGAGTTAGCCCAAAAGCTACAAG GGAAAATTAGACTTATCTTTGAAGATGGCTTGGGACTTGTGGATTTTCATCTCTCAAACAGAACttgcattttatatatttctgaAGCAGATTTGGTTGCAGGGGATGAATTCAAACGAAGATTGGTTCGGTTTAGAAAT GCCAGCAGTCTTGGGGGAATTGTAATTGTAGAGAAAACCCAAATAAGTGATCAGTACTTCTTAGCAGTACAAAAGCTTGTTGTGCTAGAACTTGGAATGGTGTTGCTTCCTGTGGCAAATCAAGGAGAAGCTTCTCAACTTATTATTCAGCTA gTCCGTGAGCACAGTAGGGATCCCAACAGCAACCCCTTTCTTCGGAAACCATGTTCTCAGCTGGCAGAGCCATCAATGTTTCAGACAGTGCAACAAATTCCAGGAGTTGGGAAAACGAAAGCTCTGCTTTTACTGCAACAGTTCGGAAGCATCCACCGGCTTTGTAATGCATCTGTCAAAGAGCTTGAGCTAGTGGTTGGACAAACGGTAGCACAACAAATTCACACCTTTTTATGTTCTTGA